Below is a genomic region from Mycolicibacter hiberniae.
ATCAGCTGATCGGGCCCGATGAGGTCGAGGATGCGAAACGCCACCGGATCGCCGAAGGTCGAGAACCACACCCGGCCGGGTATCTGGCTGCTCGGCGGCGCGGTGAGCAACGGGTGGATACCGCCCCATCCCCGACGGTCTTCCCACACCTCGTCGACGCGTTGTAGGTAATAGGGGATCCAACCGGCCTGTGCCTCGGCGAACGCCAGCTTGAGCTGGGGAAACTGCATCAGCTTGGCCGAGAACAGCCAGTCCACCAGTGCGATCGTGCAGTTGACCGCCATGAGCGCACTGGTGACCACGTGCGGGGCGTCGGGCGACGACTTGGTCAGTGATGAGCTCGACCCGATGTGCATCATGATGCCGACGTTGTTGCGTTCGCAGGCGGCGAAGAACGGGTCCCAGTAGCCGCTGTGGATCGACGGCAGATCGAGGCGTGCGGGGAGCTCGGAGAAGCAGACGGCGGGCATGCCTTTGGCCGCAACCCGCTCCACTTCTTTGGCGGCCAGCTCTGCGTCCCACAGCGGGATGATTCCGAGTGGAATCAGCCGACCGTTCGACCCCGCGCCCCACTCGTCGATCTGGAAGTCGTTGTAGGCCTGGACGCAGAGCAGGGACAGGTCTTTGTCCTTGCCGTAGAGGAATCGTTGCCCGCAGAACCGGACGAGCGTGTTGGGGAAGCACGCCGAGGCCTCGATCCCAGCGATATCCATGTCGGCGAGACGGTCCGCGACGCGGTAGCAGCCGGGGCGCATCTCGTCGTAGGTGATCGGGTCGGTGGTGAGTTCGTCGATCTCGTAGCCGGCCGCCGCGCTGATGAGCGGGATCGGGATGAGGGCGTCTTCGTAATGCCAGATGTCGGCTTCGCGGCCGCCCGCGTCGTCAATGAACGCGACGTCGGAGGTGACACTGGGGTCCATACGTCCGCGGTGCCTGACGATTCGCGGCCCGACGTCCCGGTAGCGCGCGGGCAGCCTGCTGGTCCACAGGTCGGCCGGCTCGACGAGGTGGTCGTCCGGCGAGACGATCGGAATATCTGCAGAGCTGATTGAACTCAACGCCGTACTCCTTCGCCACGCCCGACAGCAAGTATTTGTTAAAAACGAGAATGCGCGTTTCCACGATAGCGTATCGGTACCGCGCCCGGTGCTGGGATGGCGGGGCGCGGCCGGCGAAAATCAACATGCTCGTGTAGGTAGACGGACAATTTCGCCGGCGATCCCGTATCCTTCGAGGCATCATGAACGCGAAGAAAGCACTCGGCGGCGCGCCGCCGAGTTGGAGATTGTCGAAGCCGAACTGGACAGCCCCGGCACGACCTGGCAACAGCGAACCATCGACCGGCGACTCAGTGCTGCGCGGGCACGCGCCCTTGCGCGGAGTTCGCGATTCCTGGCCACGGCTCTCGAGCTCATCGAAGAGTCCGGGCGAGCCGACTTCACCATCCAGACGCTGATCGATCGCTCCAGCCTGAGTCTGCGGGCTTTCTACCAGCACTTTGCGGGCAAGGAAGAGCTGCTGCTCGCGCTCTACGAAGACGTCACCAGTCAGTTCACCGAAAGTATCCGCCAGGAGGTCGCGGCCGCGGACGGGCCGATGGAGCAACTCGAAGCGTTCTGCCGCGGATTCCTCTCCCGTGCTGAATCCTCGGAGAAGTCCGGCGGTCGGGTCATGACCATCTACAACCTCAGCCTGGAGATCGAACGTCCCACCGACTTTGCGAAGATCTGGGAGCCGCATCAGAAGCTTCTCACCAAGATCGTGACGGCCTGTTCGCGTGCCGGTCTGGTTCGCAGGGATCTGACGCCCGCGCAGCTGACCACACTGTTGAACTCGACTCTGACCGCACTCGCGCAGATCGGCGTGTTCCAGCTCGGCACCAAGGGTGCCGAGCTCACCGAAGATCAGTTGTGGGCCTGGTGTAAGCAGGCGATCTCGCCGCCGGCGGACGAGAAGCCGGCGCCAGTGCGGGCTTCGCGCCCGTCGCGCGCGCGCACGGCCCGTAAGTAGCGCAGGCTAACGGGGTAGACCCAGGCCGTGTTGCGCAATGATCGATCGTTGAACTTCGCTGGTGCCGGCGTAGATCGTGGTACCGAGGGCGAACCGGAGTAGCTGTTCGAACCTGCCCCGCTCGGGGGAGGTCGGGTCCAGATAGGCCCGGGCCCCGTCAGGGCCACCAGTTCGACGATGTCCTGACTCGCACGCTCCAGGGCTTCGGTGCTGAAGACCTTGACATCGGGCCTTCGGCGACCGGTTGTCTGCCCTGCTCGCTGAGCCATACACAGCGTCGCTGCAGCAACGTGGCGACTTCGGTCTCCATTGCGACTCTGGCGATTCGGCGTCGCACATCGGGCCGGCTCATCGGTACCGCGCCACCGTCGGGTGGGGTCGCCTGCGCCCACTGCTCGGCGTGGTGCAGAAGACGGGCGATGTGCGGCCCCCAGCCCGAGGCGTGCTCGTACTCCAGCGAGAGCCGCAGCACCTGCCAGCCGCCGTCGATCTCGCCGATACGCCACTGGTCGCCGATACGCACGTCGCTGTAGAAGGTGACGTTGGTGCGCTCCCCGACAGCGTCCAGACCGCCTGCGCCTCGAACCCGGGGCTGTCTCGCGGTACCAGGAACATGGTTAGTCCCTTGTGCTTCGGCTTGTCCGGACTGGTCCTGGCGAGCAGGAACACGTAGTCGGCGATGTGACCGTTGGTGGTGAACATCTTCGATCCGTTGATGATCCAGTCTCGCCTTCGCGCACAGCGCGGGTCGCCGCTGCGACGTCCGAGCCGCACTCGGGTTCGGTGAATCCCAGCGCGATGGTGATATCGCCGCATGGCGTCGGCAACGATCCTCCCGCATCGCGGGGGTGCCGGCGGTTTGAATGATCTTCGCCACCATGCGGGTTTCTCGGACAGGTATACCGGTGCGTCGAAGCGCATCATCTGTCCACATCCCACCATTGAGTCCACCTCGCTCGGGACGCCAGCAGTCCGCAAGATTCTGTACCGCGCCAATTTCCAGTCGATACTGAGAAATGACAGCACGACTCCGCCCGCCAAACACAGGGCGAACACCCAGAACATCAGATCGCTCAGCATCATCCGCCCAGTCCCCACGTAGCTATCTTGTCCCCGAGCAACCCGCCCCCAGCCGCGCCGAGAAGGCCCGCAATTACGCTGCCCTCCGGCCCAATTAGCGAACCCCAAACTACCCCTGCGGCGAATCCGCCAACCGCACCGCCGAGATTGCGTCCGCTTGGCCCATTCTTCGTAAGCCGGAGCTCCCTGCCAGATGTCATCGGCGGTTACTAAGAGGTCGAGCCCGAAACCGGCAATGCCCTGCGGCCCAGCGTCTTAAGGGCATCGACGTCTGCCGCAGACCACGTCGGAGCGTTGCCCCAATGCCTACCCTGGGGCAGGGCATTCGCCTGCGAACTGAGTCCGCTGCCCAAACCACCTACTCCGGTGGAGATTTCAGACCCCGCTTCGTGGATCAGCTGTCGGGGCGACTTGCCGCTTCGCACCTCTTCGAGTGCTTGGCTGATCCCTGCCGGGGACACCCCCGCCGATTTCAACTGGTCGGCGAAGCCTCCCAGGACCAATTCCCGAGCCTGCAACTCACACCGATCGAGCATCTGGGTTGCTTGATCGGGTGTCGAGGTGGCCGGTCTGAATAGGCCCGCCCGGATTCGAGGAAACGCTGAAACTGCAGTCTGGCTTGGGCGCGGGTACGCGCGTCGCCGAGCACCGGATCGGTTGGCAGGGGCCGATGAACTGCGAATTCCGCAAGTCATCCAGACGTTCCTGGGCCAGTCGGCGCGCCGCCGGGTCTGCGGTGGGATCATCGGCAATCGCCTGATCGCGTTGCCGCACCGCATCTGATGGATCTGGTGTGAGCGGAGCCGGCGTCTG
It encodes:
- a CDS encoding TetR/AcrR family transcriptional regulator, giving the protein MEIVEAELDSPGTTWQQRTIDRRLSAARARALARSSRFLATALELIEESGRADFTIQTLIDRSSLSLRAFYQHFAGKEELLLALYEDVTSQFTESIRQEVAAADGPMEQLEAFCRGFLSRAESSEKSGGRVMTIYNLSLEIERPTDFAKIWEPHQKLLTKIVTACSRAGLVRRDLTPAQLTTLLNSTLTALAQIGVFQLGTKGAELTEDQLWAWCKQAISPPADEKPAPVRASRPSRARTARK
- a CDS encoding amidohydrolase family protein; this encodes MSSISSADIPIVSPDDHLVEPADLWTSRLPARYRDVGPRIVRHRGRMDPSVTSDVAFIDDAGGREADIWHYEDALIPIPLISAAAGYEIDELTTDPITYDEMRPGCYRVADRLADMDIAGIEASACFPNTLVRFCGQRFLYGKDKDLSLLCVQAYNDFQIDEWGAGSNGRLIPLGIIPLWDAELAAKEVERVAAKGMPAVCFSELPARLDLPSIHSGYWDPFFAACERNNVGIMMHIGSSSSLTKSSPDAPHVVTSALMAVNCTIALVDWLFSAKLMQFPQLKLAFAEAQAGWIPYYLQRVDEVWEDRRGWGGIHPLLTAPPSSQIPGRVWFSTFGDPVAFRILDLIGPDQLMFETDYPHNDTNWPHSTEVANKATEGLDEETKRKVLSTNAKNFFGLA